GataaacactacaaaaaaaagttctatagccacgtttttttagGCCGCATTTTCAAATGTGGCCTAAACCCCGTGACTATAGGCCTAAAGGGTCTATGGCCGTACTTTTTCAAACGTGGCTATAGGCCAGGACCAATGGCCGCATTTAAAACGTGACTATAGGTGAAAGCTATAGCCGcatttaaaacgtggctataggtgaaagctatagccgcatttaaaatgtggctataggaTCAAACCAATGGCCatgtttaaaacgtggctataggatCGAAGGGAAGAAACTGCTTCCTTACGCCTCTCACTTGAGGAGGAGATTAACAAGTTCAAACTTAAGGAAGAAGGAGAGGTGCGGGTGGATCCTGTTAAGATCTCGGACACTAAGGGTGAGCTCGACAGAACTGCAGGTGTTCGCACCCCATGCCTTATACTTGCACAAATAGACAACAGCTtcgaggaggaagaagaagagacatCACTCAATCCGAGAAAAGGTTTGAAAGACCTCTTCGCGAGGAAGACTAAAGGGTCATCCTCTAAGGAGGCCCCAAAGTCCCAACCCCCCTCTTCTTTTCCCCCCCATCCCCCTCCTATTATCAGTTTGCTCGCCATACccaatttgaagaagaaaataaaggagCAGAAAGTGAAGGAGGGTAAGGTGATCCGCCAGGAAACCAAGAAGTAGAAAATGGCCCAAGACAATGGGCGGGCCACCTCAGTGGAGAGCATGGAGGACCCTGGTGTGGCTGAGGTGCGCCAACAGCACCACACCTGGGCTTCTCAGCTGGAGTTGGATAGAGCGGCCATCCCATGGAACTCCTCCATCAGGGAGTTTCAAAGGGGGCACTCCACTTACATAGCTGAGGCCCTGGAGCAGACCCTCCTCCTGCCAAAAGACGTGACTACTTTGAGGCATATGAGGCAGCCAAACCTCTTCATGTCCTTAAAAAGGGACCTAGCCATGGTAGGTTCACTACCCTTCCTATTTGTTTTATTATGACTATTTCATTATGCCTATGTGTTTCTTTAACATGGTATTCCCTTATTGTTTCTGCACAGGCTATCCAGGAAGTTTTTGTAGCCAAGGAGTGGGTTAAGGACGCCCAGAATGATGCTCGGGTTGAGGCCAACCTCCGCGCTAAGGCCAATAAGGCTTTGGGTGCATCTgagcagaaaaataaagagcTCAACAGCAAGTTGGTTGCTGAGGAGAGGGCGCATCTGAGCATTGAGGCGAGCTTGAAGAATGCCCAGGACCAGGTCGAGGACTAGCGAAAAAGGTTGTACTGCACAGAGATAGAACTGGCTCCAGTAAGGCAGCAGGTCCTAGAGTTGAGTGCCGACCTGGAGAAAGCCAAGGCTGCCACTCGGATGGCCGAGGAAGCTGCGAAGGCCTCAAAGCAAGTATCCTACTAGCTGGGGGTGCAGGAGACTAAGGTCCGACTGGTGGATGAACTGGCTGAGGTTTGTAGGGACTACTATAAGGAAGTGTGGCTAGAGACCCTTAACCTTGCAAGAGTCCCTGCTACCTCGGAGTGGAGGGAGGCTAGGAATGTCTTCTACCCTCCTAACATTCGCGAGGTTCCAGCTAACCTCCCATCTACCCCTACTGATGCACCACTTCCAATAGAGCAACCCCCTACCACCAAGGCCTCTCTTCCTCCTCCCGAGGTCCCAAAGGAGCCCAGCCAAGTTGGTGACCAAGGCCAGGGGGTTGAGAAGGCCAAGGACGAGGGGAAGGGAAAGGAAATCCAAGCTCTGCCAGAGGCTAAGGACACTACTAAGGCCAAGGATGCTACTAAGGCTAAGGatgctgccaaggccaaggATGCCGCCAAAGCAAAGGATGCTACCAAGGCCAAGGACGCTGCTGTCAAGGCAAAAGAGGCCGAGGACAAATCCAAGGATGCTGCCAAGGCCAAAAATGCTCCTGCCTCCAAGCCTAGCAACAAAGAAGACCCTCCTCCCAGCTCCAAGGCTTAACTCTAggattttgttttcctttattAGTTCTTCTTTTATACTGGCAATTTTCCATTGTCTATAATGTATTCTTActttatttaatgaaaagacttcaactttattttctaaatCTTTACTTTTCTTGCAACACTTATTTCTAGTTGGCTATAATCCTTGTCTTGCTTGTTGTTGAGATCTTTAAACTGATGATGTATCCAAAGGTGAACACCCACACTTTGATCAAAGCTAGAAGTAATAACTAACTGTCAActtaaataaactaaacatgTATGCATGGCGAGAAAAATGACTAAGTCCCAAGAGACAAATGAAATGTTAAATAAGGAAAGAAGGTGCCCGGGGTTTTTCCCTTTAAGTGTATCTTATTAATGCATCCTTAGAATCCTTCAATCAAAACCCAAGGTGGACTTTCCAAGTGTTAACTTCCCCAAGGTACATGATCTGAGGAGCCTGATACGTCTAAAGTTCTGTTCAACACTTAGTAAAATGaactgaagtattaatttaaaGCATATGGTCCGAGAGACCaagcataactaaggttctgtttaacacttagtaaaatgaactgaagtattaatttatccaaagcaTGTGGGCCGAGAGACCAGACATAACTAAGGTTTTGCTTGACACTTAGATAGATAGctttaaatatcaatttacccaaggtatgtggtccgaggagctaggcatgaccaaggttctgtttgatattcAAACAAATAGTAGAACGTTTAACGCATAATGTAATAAACCAAAATATAGTAAAGacaactttcattaataataataccttctcagTTTGCTTACATTCCAGGGTCGTGGTACAAcgttttcatctaaatcttcaaGATAATATGCACCTATTCTAGCCACTGAAGTGATGCAATATGGCCCTTCCCAGGTAGGCCCTAACTTTCCCTAGGCTGGGTTCTTTGCAGTACCCAAAACTTTTCTCAACACCAAGCCTTCAAGTGCTAGTGGCCTTGACCTTACATTGGAGTCGTACCCCTGCTTAAGCTTGTGTTGATAGTACGCCATCATTGCTGCTCGGAGTAAAAGAGCTTGTTCTCAGCATTGGAAATCCTGTCTCCAAAGGAATCACAGCCTCGACCCCATAAGTCAATGAAAATGGCGTCTTCCTAGTGGACCTACGAGGTGTAGTCTGATATGTCCAAAGGAAGTGTGGCAActcctccacccattttccttttgcatcatcCAGCCTCTTTTTGAGCCCACTCACTATGACTTTATTAACAGTCTCGACCTGTCCATTCCCCTGTGAATATGCCGGGGTGGAATATCTATTTGCTATGTCCAAGTCACAGCAATACCTCCTGAAGGCTTTGCTATCGAACTGAAGACCATTGTACGAGATGAGTGTATAAGGAATCTCAAACtgagtgacaatatttttccagaTAAATCTCTTGGCATCCATATCCTTGATATTCGCTAGTGGTTCAgtttcaacccatttggtgaagtaatctgtgccgaccagcaacCATCTCTTATTCTCTGTTGTCTTAGGGAAGGGCCCTACAATATTCAAGCCCTATTGAgtaaaaggccaagggctggataGAGGATTAATGACACCTCCTAGTTAGTGAATGTTTGGGGCAAACCTTTGGCATTGGTCgcatttcttcacatactcttgtGCTTCCCTTTACATATTTGACCACCAATATCCCTGAGGGCCCTATGAGATAAAGATCTACCTCcagtatggcttccacaaatcccttcatgtaactcttcTAGGAGTAGCTCCATTGTCTTAGGGTGTATGCACAGCAAATATGGTCCGAAAGAGGAGCACTTGTATAACTTTTGGTCCTCGAACAGATAAAATCGAGGAGCCTTTCTCTGCACCTTGTCAACCTCTGATTCTTCCTCGAGCAAGATGTCCTCCTTGAGGAACAAAactatggggtccatccagctaggtccCACCCTAATTTGATGGATATGGACCACCTTACTCTTCATCTTAGTAGGCTTACACAAGTCTTCAACGAGGATAACCCGAGGAAAACTCTGCAAGTTGAAAGATTCATACCCCGACTTCAAATGCTTAACCTGACTTAAATATTCTTGCATTCTCGCATCCTTGGCTTCTAGCTCTCCTTTTACTTGACCCACCACTAATCTTGAATCTGAGAAGACCTCCACtgtttttcctctcattttttgAACCATGGTCATCCCTACCAATAGAGCTTCACATTCAGCCTTATTGTTTGTGGCCGAGAAGCTCAATCTCAAGGATTTCTCAATAGTGATTTTCTCAGGAGATATCAGAACTAGCCTCATTCCAGATCCTATTTGATTCGTCGTACCATCAACGTATACCCTCCAGGATGAAGGCTCTTGCAAGGAAACCACACCAACCGATTTTCTATCCATGTTctgcttttcaattttttcttccaATGGAGATTCAACGAACTCGGCCACCAAGTCTGCGAGAACCTAACCCTTGACAGAGGTCCAAGGCATGTACTTtatatcaaaagcccctaggatTGTACCCCACTTGGCAATCCTTCCAATGTAATCGACACTCCGAAAAAGTGATTTAAGCGGAAATTGAGTTAAAACAACAATTGTATGGGATTGGAAATAGTGGGAAAGCTTACGCGTAGCATGCACCATTGCCAAAGTGGCCTTCTCTAGTGGTAGGTAACGGACCTCGGCCTCATGCAGTGACttactcacataataaactaGTCTCTGTACACCACTATTAACCCGTACAAGCACTAGGCTCGTTGCATGGGAGGCCACAGCAATGTAAGTAAACAAAACCTCATCCACCTCGAGCCTTAACATTGTGGGCGGTCGAGATAGGTATTCCTTCAACCGCTAAATGGCCAAgacacactcctcggtccattcaaatttCTTCCACTTGTTCAACAACTGGAAGAAAGGCCTATACTTATCTGTTGACCAAGAAATAAATCGATTTAGAGCAGCAGTCATCTCTGTCaacttctggacctctttgggattttGAGGTGGTTGTAAATTGTTAATTGCTTTAATCTGGTCAGGGTTGACTTCAATTCCGCAATGGGtaaccatgtac
This genomic stretch from Quercus lobata isolate SW786 chromosome 3, ValleyOak3.0 Primary Assembly, whole genome shotgun sequence harbors:
- the LOC115980921 gene encoding uncharacterized protein LOC115980921, coding for MDRKSVGVVSLQEPSSWRVYVDGTTNQIGSGMRLVLISPEKITIEKSLRLSFSATNNKAECEALLVGMTMVQKMRGKTVEVFSDSRLVVGQVKGELEAKDARMQEYLSQVKHLKSGYESFNLQSFPRVILVEDLCKPTKMKSKVVHIHQIRVGPSWMDPIVLFLKEDILLEEESEVDKVQRKAPRFYLFEDQKLYKCSSFGPYLLCIHPKTMELLLEELHEGICGSHTGGRSLSHRALRDIGGQICKGKHKRPFPKTTENKRWLLVGTDYFTKWVETEPLANIKDMDAKRFIWKNIVTQFEIPYTLISYNGLQFDSKAFRRYCCDLDIANRYSTPAYSQGNGQVETVNKVIVSGLKKRLDDAKGKWVEELPHFLWTYQTTPRRSTRKTPFSLTYGVEAVIPLETGFPMLRTSSFTPSSNDGVLSTQA